The Desmodus rotundus isolate HL8 chromosome 3, HLdesRot8A.1, whole genome shotgun sequence genome includes a region encoding these proteins:
- the LOC112314513 gene encoding cytochrome P450 4B1, translating to MGPVLLSLSLSHLGCWASELILVLGFLKLIRLLMWRQFLARAMDSFPGPPTHWLFGHTLEIQQTGSLDKIVSWAQKFPYAHPLWFGQFLGFLSICEPEYAKTVYSRGDPEASDLYDFFLPWIEKGLLVLQQPKWFQHCKLLTPGFHYDVLKPYVTVFAKSRNTMLVSSQCQEKARCVTGRDDLAKMTYLTMSIKESLHLYLPVPQVYHQLSKPVTFVDGCSLPAGSLISLHIYALHRNSAVWTDPEVFDPLYFSPENVAGCHPFAFIPFSTGPRNCVGQQFAMSEMKVVTVLCLLHFEFTLDPLWPPIKLPQLILCSQNGIYLHLRPLGPGSRK from the exons ATGGGGCCTGTCTTGCTCTCCCTGAGCCTCTCCCACCTGGGCTGTTGGGCTTCTGAACTGATCTTGGTCTTAGGCTTCCTCAAGCTCATTCGTCTGCTGATGTGGAGGCAGTTTTTGGCCAGGGCTATGGACAGCTTCCCAGGGCCCCCTACCCACTGGCTGTTTGGGCACACCCTTGAG ATCCAGCAGACAGGGAGCCTGGACAAGATAGTGTCCTGGGCCCAAAAGTTCCCCTACGCCCACCCACTGTGGTTTGGACAGTTCCTTGGCTTCCTGAGCATCTGTGAACCTGAATATGCCAAAACCGTGTACAGCCGAGG AGACCCTGAGGCCTCagatttgtatgactttttcctcCCATGGATTG AGAAAGGCCTGCTGGTCCTCCAGCAACCCAAGTGGTTCCAGCACTGCAAGCTGCTCACACCTGGCTTCCATTATGATGTGCTGAAGCCCTACGTGACAGTGTTTGCCAAATCCAGAAACACCATGCTTGTGAGTTCCCAGTGCCAAG AAAAGGCTCGTTGTGTTACTGGCAGGGATGATCTGGCCAAGATGACCTACTTGACCATGTCCATCAAGGAGAGCCTCCACCTCTACCTGCCTGTGCCTCAGGTGTACCACCAGCTCAGCAAGCCTGTTACCTTTGTGGATGGCTGCTCTCTAcctgcag GCAGCCTGATCTCTCTGCACATCTATGCCCTCCATAGGAACAGTGCTGTGTGGACTGACCCTGAG GTCTTTGACCCCCTGTACTTTTCCCCTGAGAATGTGGCTGGATGCCACCCCTTTGCCTTCATACCCTTTTCCACTGGGCCCAG GAACTGCGTTGGGCAGCAGTTTGCCATGAGTGAGATGAAGGTGGTCACGGTCCTTTGCTTGCTCCACTTTGAGTTCACCTTGGACCCGTTGTGGCCACCCATCAAACTGCCCCAGCTGATCCTGTGCTCCCAGAATGGCATCTACCTTCACCTGAGGCCACTGGGCCCAGGCTCTAGGAAGTAG